The following are encoded together in the Notolabrus celidotus isolate fNotCel1 chromosome 9, fNotCel1.pri, whole genome shotgun sequence genome:
- the si:dkey-3h3.3 gene encoding E3 ubiquitin-protein ligase DTX3L, whose amino-acid sequence MEFITDVCVLIDVAGFQDQTGLKKALQPYRLEKKGSCYKVTGTFREIEKLSVRLSAVRGQSSPETRRATNQQEKQETADLRSVDVSRSVLDYMEQRCAPQLSKIIGTRFNMETQPGGSSSSVKVTFRPRHVSDPSVRADFIRQRFITFYQRTASDLQTTSVSRQHYKDLQTRFPQLLFQPGLSKHEVSVTGHFVHIAELKEFLSPNRAGSSRSPENRRPAESRSSRALGPSPEVSRAPEDEEPCPICMEPIKASQRETLKCKHSFCKACLKQAFSYKPVCPTCGALYGVLTGTQPEGGTMKYTKDSLSLPGYKKYGTITIQYYIPSGIQKEEHPSPGQRYEGASRTAYLPSSPEGEQILKLLKRAFDQRLVFTVGRSTTNGRNNVVTWNDIHHKTSRDGGPTQYGYPDPDYLSRVRDELKVKGIE is encoded by the exons ATGGAG tTCATCACAGACGTCTGTGTCCTCATCGATGTGGCTGGTTTCCAAGATCAGACCGGACTAAAGAAGGCCCTTCAGCCCTACAGACTAGAAAAGAAAGGCTCCTGCTACAAAGTGACAGGAACCTTTAGAGAGATAGAGAAGCTCTCGGTCAGACTGTCAGCAGTGAGGGGTCAGTCAAGCCCTGAGACACGCAGAGCCACCaatcagcaggagaaacaggaaacagctgaCCTCCGATCTGTGGATGTGTCCCGCTCCGTCCTGGACTACATGGAGCAGAGGTGTGCCCCGCAGCTGAGTAAAATCATCGGGACCAGATTCAACATGGAGACCCAGCCTGGAGGATCCAGCAGCTCAGTGAAGGTCACCTTCAGACCCCGGCATGTCTCCGACCCTTCTGTTCGCGCTGACTTCATCAGGCAGAGATTCATCACTTTCTACCAGAGGACGGCCTCAGACCTGCAGACCACCTCAGTGAGTCGTCAACATTACAAAGACCTGCAGACGAGGTTCCCACAGCTCCTGTTTCAACCGGGCCTCAGCAAACATGAGGTGTCGGTGACCGGACACTTTGTGCACATCGCTGAACTGAAAGAGTTCCTCTCACCGAACAGAGCCGGCTCCAGCAGGAGTCCAGAGAACAGACGTCCAGCAGAGAGCCGGAGCAGCAGAGCCTTGGGTCCTTCACCTGAAGTCAGCAGAGCACCTGAAGACGAAGAACCGTGTCCCATCTGTATGGAGCCGATCAAAGCTTCACAAAGAGAGACTCTAAAGTGCAAACACTCGTTCTGCAAAGCCTGCCTGAAACAAGCTTTTAGCTATAAACCTGTGTGTCCTACATGTGGAGCTCTGTACGGAGTCCTGACAGGAACTCAACCTGAAGGAGGAACCATGAAATACACTAAAGACTCCTTATCTCTGCCCGGGTACAAGAAATATGGAACAATAACCATCCAATACTACATCCCAAGTGGCATCCAAAAG GAGGAGCATCCGAGCCCCGGTCAGCGGTATGAAGGTGCGTCCCGTACAGCGTACCTGCCAAGCAGCCCTGAGGGCGAACAGATCTTGAAGCTCTTGAAGCGAGCCTTCGATCAGAGACTCGTCTTCACCGTGGGTCGATCCACCACCAACGGCAGGAACAACGTGGTCACATGGAACGACATCCACCACAAGACCTCCAGAGACGGAGGACCCACACA gtacGGATATCCAGATCCAGATTACCTGAGCCGAGTCCGGGATGAACTGAAAGTCAAAGGGATTGAATGA